In the genome of Nycticebus coucang isolate mNycCou1 chromosome 12, mNycCou1.pri, whole genome shotgun sequence, the window GGGAGACATGTAGAAAGTTATTTGGAAGTATTTTGAACTTCTCAATATATGTGCACTATAAAAGAGAATGCTACCATTGCCTTTCCATAgccattctctctttcttcctaatAGCATAATCCTTATACTGTTGGTGAGGTAATGTACCTAGGTAATAAAAACTACACTTTTCAGTCTCCCTTGCATGTAGGCACGGCCAGAGGACCAAGTTACAGACAGGGAAAGATGAGGGGATACTACCATTAAAACTTCTAGGAAACCCCCACAGAAGGAGGGCATGGATTGCAGAGACACCTTTGcccttccccctcttctttctttcttcctgccttgTGTAAAGATGGGATGGCAGTGGTCCCCATAAACTTGAGGTCACCTTGAGAATGGAAAGCATGAACAAAAATGATAGGGCCAAAAAGTAGAAGAAGTCTAAGTCCCCAATAACCAAGAAAGCCACCTTACCAGCCCTGAAGtggtcttcttttttattgttttatattttgttttgaggAGTTCACTTTGTTGTTGATAATTTTAAGATATGTAGTATCACTTTGACATTgtttaactataaaatattgaacACATATAAAAGTATCTATAATTTAGATgtataatacatgtaaaataaatgtcattttatccATCATCTAACCTAAAAAGAATAGGTATTTCTCAGCTTACAGCTCTCCCAACCACATCTTTCTGCCTTGTCCCACTTCTCACGCTGCCAAAAGGAATCACTATTTTGAATTTTGTGTTAAACAttcccttatttttttattagttataCTACACATTTGGGTAACTCTAAATTATACTGTtctattttacttgttttaaaacCTTATATTAATTGTATCACACTCCATGTATTTTCCTATAATTTGCTTGTTTCCTCAATATTCTGAGACATATCTACATTGATCCAAGTAGCTATGGTTTAATTTTACAGCTTTATAGCATTTACTGCATGAATACATCACTATCTAGCCATTCCCCCATTGATCAATATGAGAGTGTTTTGTACTTCTAGCTATTATATAACATTGCTATAAACACTCTTGTACTCATCTCCAAGTGCTTCCTGACTCtttgaataccatggaatacatataaaattaagttATTTAAGTGGTATCAAGTTGTACACTGGAGGTGAACTAGAAGATGTATAAAGTCCTGAACATGGCTACAGGCCCACAGTCTCCCATCCCAAGGGCTAAGGGGATCAGTAAGTGGAAGTACCTCAGTGCCCCACAACATGAGGGCAGAGACCTACAAATAGAATACTAGGAATGTGGGCATATCAGCTTTACTAGAGATGAGAACAAATTGTTTCTGAAAGTGGTCAAAACAATTTATACTCTTACTGGCACCATGTTAAGAGTTCTCACTACCCCTTGTCTTCACCAAATCTAGATGTTGTTAGACttcttgatttttgtaaaaaataataaaaataaataaaacaactccCTGGTCTTAATTCATATTTTCCTTATCACTAAGGagattaagcatcttttcatgtttactGGTCACCCCacttcctcttctgtgaaatgccTATGCATTTCTTTTGCCCATTTCGTACTAGgttctttgatcttttttttttttttttttttgtggttttgggccggggctgggtttgaacccgccacctccagtatatgggactggcgccctactccttgagccacaggtgccgcccaatgggcatgaattctttttttttttttttttttttttttaatttggccggggctgggtttgaacccgcaacctccggcatatgggacggacgccctacccgctgaaccacaggcgccacaggttctttgatctttttaaataccttttttgCCATCCTTAACATATTCTGGTTAGTAACGACACTTGTCAGTTTTACATATTACAAAATCTTCTCCCAGCATATAGTCTGttgctcagtttttctcttttcactgtTCATTATTTAATGAACAAAATCTTTTAACTATACCAGTCTCTTCCTTTATGGTTTGAGTCTTTTTATGTCTCCTTTAAGAAACTCTTTTCTAAACtatttgttactgatttctatcAGAGAACGTTATATTAATAAGATGCTTTGAAATATGTGCAATATTACTTTCTAAACTAGCATGAGATTAATTTTTGTACATTCCCAATACTTAAGAATAATAGGCATTTTCCAAGTGTTGAGTAGAGACTCTATAATAAATGCCCACTAGATTACTGATGGCAAACAATGGCTGGCAGGGTGAATGACAAATCCACCCCTGGCCATCTGTTCGTGTattatctgtggctgctttcactcTACAGAGTTAAGTCTTTGTGACAGGAACCATATGGCCTCgtgaagctgaaaatatttactatctaggcCCTTAATAGAAAAAGTTTACCAACCACTATACTAAATTGTGTTTAAAActgttttccttctattttttgtCTCCTTGGTATCAATTAATGGAAAGGGTTGTTTTGACATATTCTATgatatttggaaatttctttttatctttgctttgCTATTTTATGTTGAAGCTAATTTATTAGGGGCAAACAAGTTTtaaattattccattttcttaGTGCATGATTTCTTCTTCTATTAATGCGGTAGCCCTTTTGTctctaataattatttttgctttgaaatCTGTTTGAATGGTATTGTTAGTATAGAAGCTTCTTTTCATTAGCAtatcctttttccattttttcatgtcCTTACATTTTGGTTTTGTCTCTCATAAATGAAACAGCACACAGCTGGACTTGGTTTTCCCCATGAAATTGGATAATCTCTATCTTTTAGTTAGGAAGTTTGACCCATTTAATCGTAGTGACAGATATATTTGGTTTCATTTCCACAACcataaattgtattttcttttcaccCTATTTATTCTATGATTCTCCCCCCTTTCTTTCCAGCCTTCTTTTGGATTAAGATATTTTGACTTCATTTTTTACCtttgttgttttgaaattttaactttttcatgtTTCCCCAAGCATTGTAACATACATTCTAGACTTAGTAAAGACAAAAATTTCATAgttaataaagacaaaaagtTTGTACCCTCTTTCAGAACAAGGTCAGTATATCTGAACTCTCACGGTCAGACTTAAACATTATTGTCCCGTATGTCAGTTTcactttgcttatttgtttgccatttatttttattgtgtttttaatggAGAAATACATCATCTGTTTTCAAAATAGTGCTTGAAAATACAAGGAGTACAGAActacaaaacaaagcaaactccAGTCACTACGCACATCGTATGAAAAAAGTTGTCTGATAGTCAGgtaataaatattagaaataaaaagtccCAAGTTTCCAGCTCGGTAAAACAGGTACAATTACAAGAAATGTTTAATAAACTAATTTTTCcccaatatgtaaacaaaatgacAAGACTAAATGTGTGCCTGGCAATTTCAACCTTATACCATAGCTattcaaaatacatgaacatgGTACACACTTCACCCTATTTATTATTGTGGTGAAAGGGTAAAGTGATTGCACAggtcaaagatatgaaaaacagaaatactGTATACTAGACATCAAAAAGTAATAGTGAAAAGAAAGTCTCAAGTACTGCAGAGCCTAAAAGGAAAAAGACTATATTCCAACTTTGGAGAATTTAGAACAATAGGAAGAGTTTAAGTAATCACAGTTTAACATGAAAAATGCACATGTGGTAGAAAGGAACAGTTGGGGAGGGGTGAGAGAGGTCAGAATGAGGCTAATTGGAAAGCCTGTTAAATTTGCTATGTCTAGATTAAGAAAGACCTTCCATTCATCTACATCTGTTGTCCCTCATGTTCCTAAACATGGATGCTCTGCTGCTTAATTATGAgagatttttgaaattttaaagtaaaatattccttatttttatagGATAAAACAAAGAGTAGAAAACTGACTACATGTCAAGTGTTTgctagaaattatttttgtttctaacacATAAAATTTACTGATAAATTTtgataagtaatttaaaaattaaaattgacttAAAATTCTTGGATAAAATGCTGTTTTGCCTACTTGTTTAAAATTGGAAATTAATTTTCCTATAAGCAGGTATTCTGcagaatttataaaatttctcaGACATAAGAGATCAAAACTGCCTTATATGGAGAGATCAAATGGCCATCTAAGACTAGTAACATGTTTCACAGGCTTTACATTTagtaaagttttactaaaatATTAGCCATGAAACCAAAATTTGGTGTTTTGTGCCATGTAGCCACAGGAGTATGGGTTTCACATCATGGTTTATAAAATACTAGTATTCtgggttttttaaatgaaatgacatACAGGTGTATCCTGTGCATACAAGTTAAAAGAAGAGGGGAAGGCAAAAAGccttttttgttttaggacaaaTGATTAAGGACAAGAGAATATGGAGCTATATTAGCTCAAAGAAAATGTTTGATCGCTGATTATATACTCTCTAAAATAATTCTATAGATAAAACAAATGTATCATTTCTTAATCACGTCCCATCAAATCCAAATTATTGTATTGATGTCAAATACGTACCCTAAAGTTGAATCTCATTTTAAAGGGTGACCGCTACCTTACAGGGACTGAGCTATGTGTACTTTCATGCTTTCTCTGAGGTATAGTGTTACCACTACACAATGGTATCCAATCTTAATAGTGAAGAAACCTCTtcaggaaaaaaactaaaattcatcAAGTTGAAAAATCTAGTTAGTTCtactttctaataaaaaatatacataaagtgCATCATCAGTATAAGAGATTCTGATACCAGTTTGTATTGCAAATTTTCCCAACAATGCATCAAACTTAAATCCAATCCAGATGTCAATTATGGGTACAAATAAAGCTGGAAGGTTTTTTCAAGGGCAGTAGTCCTTTGAAATAATTAATATAGCTTCCTGACACATTGATAATCTGACACATTAATATTAGTACCCCTATCTTCACAAACTAGTCTGGACTTCTGATCAGTATTAGCCCAGTAAAGGAAGTTACCAAATGGCAATAAATCTATTTCAAGTCATATCTAGTCTGGTACCCTTCACTCTCCTTCTTTAGTATTTGAAGACAACAGTTGAGTTGGCAGATATCGTTTATGGACCCTTGAAGTTGTTTTTATCCGTTGGATCagttttattgaattcttgataaCAGGAATAGGATTTGCAGGGAGAACAGGGATATTGGAAAGATCTGTACTGGATGTTTCCTGAGAGGCCAACAGAGAAGCCATGGTCTGAATTATTTGTTTCTAATAGAGTTGTACTTGTCACTCTACACAGTTctctttggttttggttttcttgtttcttatttatGAGGTAAGAATGTCCTCTAGACGCCTATTATAGGATTAGGTATGTTTGTTGCTGTGTTTCCTGAAGATCTGGGTGGATGGCTTAccagacatgttgaagaaaccaCTCTGGGGACTGTGGGCTTTGGTGGTGGTGAAATAGAAGGTTGTGAAGCAGTTTGAGGAATGCTTTCACTCGATGCAACCCCAGAACTTTCACTGGGATTCACTTGTTGCAAGGAAATTTCAGTAGCCTGTATGTTGGTCACAGATGCTGTCATTAAAGTCAGTGCAGGACTGCTTCTTCCCTGAGAGCTGCCAGTCAATGGGCCAATCTTCATAGTGCTAGTCGATGAAGGCACAGAAATTCTGTTGTCACTGTCTACAGACAAGTCAAGCCTGCTGTCATTCAAAGCTGTCAATCTCACACACTCTGctgaatgtgttttctttttctgaagcaCATGATCAGGTAGTAATTGATGaagttcctttctttttaaatgcatgGCAGCAATTTTCATATCCATCTCAAACATTTTAGTATTTATTGCTTGCCTATAAACTGTATCTGTGAAAGACTGAATATCATAGGTGAGATCAATACTGAGAATTTCAGAGTTTTCTGGCTTCTTTAACACTAACCCAATTACCCACATTGTACGAAATTCTTCCTTCTCAGGATTTTCTTTGGGTGCTGGAAATGACTGAGGATTCACATGTGCCAGAGTAATAAATTCATTCTTCTCTAAGCTCCCAACCAGGATTCGGATCTTTGACTCCACCAACCCTACCCATTCTAGATGTTGTTTTTCTGTTGGTGCACTTGCCAGAAGTACAATATAATGCTTGTACTTTTGAAAGAAACTTGGAGCTTCAAAAAGTTTGGACCACTCTGCCTTACTCAGCAAAATTTCATGTGTGATAGCAAGCCCTTGTTTAAACTCTTCAATCATGACCATCCTGGTTGAAACAGACACATTGTATGTGGAGTTCTGTTGTGGGTATGCTGGTGTAATTATAGGCATAAGATGATACCTATCACTGGGATTTACTCTTGGGTCCCATACAGGTAAATTAAGATTCCTTTCTTCAGGCTCTTTCAGTAACACTGGATTTGGCCATTCCCATTCAGAAAATACCAAGAAGAATTTACGTACAAGAGTTGACGCTACTGCATTTGGATAAAGCTGGCAAGTTCTTGCTACTAGCATAGCCCAGGAAACACCTCCAAGGAAACCTAATATATTAGAATAGATATTATGACACTTGGCCCACAATTTGATGGCTCTCAGAGTTAACCTGAAGTTGTCAATGTTCGGCACTAGATGTAAAATTTCATCTGTTACCCGGCAACCATTAAGGCTTCTTATACATCTAATATCTAAATTTTTAAGCAGACTGTCATCTCTTAGGTCCAAATCTTCTGGAATAGTCTGCAGTGCTAATCTTGCAAACAAAATATCAATCTCTATCCCATCAAAACACAGTTTGATAACTGGTACAAACGCCTCCTCAACAGCCCTTAAATCTTTCACTTCTTcctgtagttttaatttatcaTAGAATGAGGTGAAAAAGTCACTTCGATCAATATGTCTTGGTGCAACACACAACGCGTCAATATCGGCACCTTTTGTATGTACTCCTAATCTATAAGAGCCGAATGTAAAAATTTTCCCCCCAACATTTTCAATTACAGCTTGTGGAAGACTCTTGCTTTCACTGATTTCTCGTATCCATTCCTTTAccagattatttaatttttccaaaattaaaatccTGCGCTGcagttcctcttcctcttcaaacACCCCAAAGGGCTTCAGGGTTTCGATTAATTTCTGGGTAAGTGTGCAGTCTGTGTCCTTGGGGGCAGCTAGACTGATAGGGGAGGAGATGCCATAGTGCTTCTGGGGAGGCGCCGTCTGTTGTGATCCCTGGGTTGTCACCGGAAACGGCATCATCTTTAGAGCCAGCCCCGCCAGGGCACGTCCCCCCCCACCGCGACCTCCACGGCCGCTGTACGGGTCATGATCCGCTGAGGAGGGAGGGGCGGGGCTCCTACCAGCCCTTGTCCAACCCCGCTCCCGCTCCGCGCCCGCCGCTTCAAGcgcttctcctccttcccctcggCCCCAACATGGCGCCCAGACCCCAGCGCAGCAGCGTTCTAGAACGGACCGCGCACGCGCATGCGCCTGCGCACCGGCCGCTGCTGCAAGGCCTCACAGGAAACTTGGCTTTCCCAAGGGTGGGATGCACAGGGCTCAGTATGGCCTTtaacctaacaaattcaatcctgttatttctgttttatgcATTAACGCAGCTTTGCCCATCTCTTTGGTCTCCATTTGCTCTGATATCTTAGATCTGCATCCTTCTTGAAGCATCTTCAGACCATCCTTTAGAAATCTAGAAATCCCTTCATGGAGAGAATCACAGCTCCCTGTCCTGTTTCCTGCAACTGGTTCCTGGATGATGGTTTAGCTAGGCAGTTATATCTGGTCTTGCTTTGAAGACACTATTCTGCTGTCTTCTGGTTTCTCTGGTTCTTGTTGAGAATTCTGCATCAGGACAAACTGCTGCTTGTCTGTCTTTTCCTCTTGGCAGCTGTAAGAATCTGTCTTTACTGTCCTGCAATTCCACCGTGTGTCCTGGggtagatttctttttattacttacaTGAGGATACCCTATGATTCCCAAATTGGAAGAGTCACCCTTTTCCCTTCTGAGGTCACCTCCAGAAGATCCTCATACATGTCCTAGAATATGTCCTCACTGGCATTCTCTTCATTTAAACATGTGACAAATcttctcattctgttttttatGTCTCTtaacctatttttcttttgggaTGGTGCCGTGTTACCTTGGCAGGTGtatttagtttgcttttttttttttttttttttgcagtttttggctggggctgggtttgaacccaccacctccagcatatggggctggtgccctactcctttgagccacagccaccgcccGTATTTAGTTTGCTTTTTAAGCAACTAAATTCACTGACATATCcactaaaatactatttttattaggAGCAGTCTTCCTCTTTTTGAATCTTCCTTGCCTTTTTGGATGGCATTATGTTCTTTCAAGgttgtttttccactttttatttctttaagcatGGTAAACATACTTGTTTAGCATTGTAAAATAAGTATAATTAATGATCCAATTCCTAATGCCCTTGAGAATCTCGATTCTTTACTGTGTTTTCTACTGACTCATTTAGAGTAGCATTacttcttgtgttttgtaatttggGGTTATGGGCGCATTTCAAGTGGGGCATCCTGGGATGCCTATATAGAGGATGTAGCCTCCCAAAAAATACTTTTGTTTCTAACAGATGCCTTTGTACACTATCAAATTTCATGCAATGTAATTTAATTTCCTTACATTAAGATTATCCAGACCATGTAACTCATATAATTTTGAATCTCCAATACATCTGAGAAGTTATATGATTTTCAATTCTAGGCAAGAGTCTTTAGTTTTCCACACTCAAAAGCCCAACCTAAGAGCCCAACAAAggcagcttttttttctttgagaccaagtctcactctgttgctcaggctagatgCCATGACAccagcctaactcatagcaacctcaaactcctgggttcaaaggatcctcctacctcagtccccagctgagactacaggtgcctgccacaatgcctgggtaatttttttctatctttagtggtgatggggtctcactcttactcaggctagtctcaaactccagagctcaaggaatccttcttcctcagcttcccagagaacTAGGTACAGGTAATaaaccactgagcccagcccaccTGTCTTTTATCTGTATAGTATCCTTGGGTGAAtagaaattttcaattttaatatactCAAATCCTTCTACATTTTCTCCCTATAGCTGGCACTTTCTAAACCTTacttatgaaatatttcttttggcTATATAATTTTACCTTTGATATCTGGTCTTTGATATACTTGTAATAAAGATCCGCTTGTATTTTTCTCCTTATAGCTGAAACCAAATGTCATGATGTCATTTACAAAATTTTTTCCTCAGGATTTGTTATGTGCTCTAGCTCACACCAAATTTCCACAGAGTAGTTGATCTGTTTCTGCCTCAACATTCTGTTCTCTTGGTCTACTTGTCCCTTTATGCTCCTAAAAACACAAGTTTCAGTtaccatgtttttaaaacatttctcagtgagaggtggggaaggggagagcagagagagagagagagaaggagggaggaggtagggaAAAGGAATTGTAGAGAGAAGGAAGGCGGgaaaggtgggagaagggaagagcagagagagggaagaaggaaggggggtTGGGTCtcggtgtgtggcacaccttttgggagcaagacacaattataagagggactttacctaacaaatgcaatcagtgtaacctggtatcttgtaccctcaatgaatccccaaaaataaaaaataaaataatataaataaaataaaatatcccaaAGAATGCATACCAAATTATAAGGTACCAATCTAATTCCTATGTACTTTCTACTTGAAACCAGACAAACTTAATCTTAAATACAAACTGGCATCTTGCTTTCAATAGGTGCAAAATTAAATTGAGACAATcccaaatattttttacttatctCCTTAATCATAGCCATTCTGCCAGTGTATAAAGACCTCATTTTCTTCCAGCATGGCACACAATATGACATAGAGACCACTTAGGACCAGTTCTTCAActtcattataattaaaatttaaaaaacaaaaacaaaacagggcggcacctgtggctcaaaggagtagggtgccggccccatatgctggaggtggtgggttcaaacccagccccagccaaaaactgcaaagaaaaaaaaaaaaaccctagataaaaaaataaattagaaaaacaaaacaaaacatttctcagTGTTAATAAGGTCAATCCCTTCCACTCTTGCTTGTCTTGTTCAAACCTATCATAGGCATGTAAGGATCTGTACTCTTCCACAAAGGGACAATCAGTCTGTGCCAAGACAGCAGGACAAAGAAGGTGAACACAGGCCTGGCTTGCTGCTTTCACTCTGTATATGTCTGAAACCCCTAGCAACATTCCTGTTgcattaactcttttttttttttttttttttttttggcagtttttggctggggctgggttttgaacccgccatctctggtatatggggcctgtgccctactcctttgagccacaggtgccgccctgtcacattaactcttttttttttttgtacgaaaggtttttattggcaagggagggatgtTGCAGAGCAGCActgaggaggggagaaaagagagagagaggaaagagtggGGGCAGGGGGGAGAGAGAGCCACAttaactc includes:
- the PAPOLB gene encoding LOW QUALITY PROTEIN: poly(A) polymerase beta (The sequence of the model RefSeq protein was modified relative to this genomic sequence to represent the inferred CDS: deleted 1 base in 1 codon); protein product: MMPFPVTTQGSQQTAPPQKHYGISSPISLAAPKDTDCTLTQKLIETLKPFGVFEEEEELQRRILILEKLNNLVKEWIREISESKSLPQAVIENVGGKIFTFGSYRLGVHTKGADIDALCVAPRHIDRSDFFTSFYDKLKLQEEVKDLRAVEEAFVPVIKLCFDGIEIDILFARLALQTIPEDLDLRDDSLLKNLDIRCIRSLNGCRVTDEILHLVPNIDNFRLTLRAIKLWAKCHNIYSNILGFLGGVSWAMLVARTCQLYPNAVASTLVRKFFLVFSEWEWPNPVLLKEPEERNLNLPVWDPRVNPSDRYHLMPIITPAYPQQNSTYNVSVSTRMVMIEEFKQGLAITHEILLSKAEWSKLFEAPSFFQKYKHYIVLLASAPTEKQHLEWVGLVESKIRILVGSLEKNEFITLAHVNPQSFPAPKENPEKEEFRTMWVIGLVLKKPENSEILSIDLTYDIQSFTDTVYRQAINTKMFEMDMKIAAMHLKRKELHQLLPDHVLQKKKTHSAECVRLTALNDSRLDLSVDSDNRISVPSSTSTMKIGPLTGSSQGRSSPALTLMTASVTNIQATEISLQQVNPSESSGVASSESIPQTASQPSISPPPKPTVPRVVSSTCLVSHHPDLQETQQQTYLIL